The DNA segment TTCTCGCCGGCGGGGAACGCGGCCAGCGCCCCGCGCAGTTGGTCACGGCGTTCTCGCCACCTCGCCAGCAGTGCCCCCGGAGGGTCACCGGCGTGCTCAGCCGCTCCCTCGTCGACGTAGCGCTCACCCGCGAGCAGCGCACGTTTGAGTTCCTCACCGAATTCGCCGGGCGTGGTAGCCGAGATCAACGCCTTCTCGTCGGTCCAGGCGAGGTGGGCGATCTGGTGGGCGACGGTCCAGCCGTCAGCCGGGGTCGCGGTCGCCCATGCCGCGTCCGGCAGCCCGGCGACCATGGCGTCGACCTCCTGGCTTTCGGCGTCGAGATCGCCGAGGATCGCGTCGAGATCAGCCATGTCAGCACCTCCTTGAGCCTGTCGTCGCAGCCTGGCACCGGCCATCCGAAAAATCAAGCACGCCTGATTGTTTTTCCTGTTGTCCAGTTGTCAACAAGCTGGCGTGTCTTCTACCGTGTAGCGACCCCGGCAGGGAGGCCAGCATGGACAGCGCACACAGCACCGGTCCGACCGGCGACTACGCGGAGATCACCTACGCCGTCGCCGATCGCATCGCGACGATCACGCTCAACCGGCCGAAGGCCCGCAACGGCTACACGATCCGCATGGCCGACGAACTGGCCGCCGCCTTCGACCGCGCGGACGCCGACGACGACGTCAGGGTGGTCGTGCTCGCGGCGGAGGGAACCGACTTCTCCGTCGGCGCCGACCTTTCCGGCGGCGGGTTCGACTTCGACGCCGAAGCGGGCCCCGACCCGCACTGGCAGGAACCGGCCGGGCGGTGCTCACGACGCGTCTTCCTGATGAACAAGCCGGTGATCGCCGCGATTCAGGGCGCGTCCATCGGCGGAGGGCTCACCATCACACTGCCTGCCGACTACCGGCTCGCGGCGAGCAACGCGCGGTTCGGCTTCGTGTTCGTCCGCCGCGGGATCTACCCCGAAGGCGCTTCGGCGTGGTTCCTGCCCAAACTCGTCGGGCTGGGCAAGGCCATGGACTGGATGATCAGCGGACGAGTGTTCGGTGTGGACGAAGCACTCGCGGCGGGGCTCGTGCACAGCGTCCACGAGCCTGAGGAACTACTCGGCGCGGCCTACGAACTGGCGGCCGACCTGGCTTCCGGAACGGCGCCGGTGTCGGTCGCGGTCACCAGGCAGTTACTCTACCGGATGTCGAACCTCGATTCGCCCTTTCCCGTACACGAGGTGGATTCGCGGCTCATCGCCAGCATCGCGAAGAACCCTGACGCGGTCGAGGGCGTCCTGTCGTTCCTCCAGAAACGCCCACCACGGTTTCAGCTGCGCGCCAGTACCGACCAGCCCGATTTCCTCCCATGGAAGGAAACATGACCACGTCTCCCACCCCGGTTTACCCACCCTCGCCGTGGAACCTGCACGCGCAGGGCTATCTCTCGGCGTGGGCGCTGCCCTCCGGCGAGCTGCCCGAGCTGCCTGCCGGGATCACCGCACTGACCGTCAAGGGCACGGCCTTCGTGTTCACGGCCTGGATCGACTACCAGCCTCCCGGTCAGCTCGCCTATCACGAACTGCTCGCCGCCGTGGTCGTCCACAATCGACACAGCGGGCTGAGTGGCCGGCGGCCGACGGTGTCCATCACCGGCATCTGGGTGGACAGTGAGGTGTCGCTCGCCGGCGGCAGGCAGCTGTGGGCGATCCCCAAGGGACTTGCCTCGCTCGACTTCACGACCGGCGGGCACTTCACCGCGG comes from the Prauserella marina genome and includes:
- a CDS encoding enoyl-CoA hydratase-related protein, with the protein product MDSAHSTGPTGDYAEITYAVADRIATITLNRPKARNGYTIRMADELAAAFDRADADDDVRVVVLAAEGTDFSVGADLSGGGFDFDAEAGPDPHWQEPAGRCSRRVFLMNKPVIAAIQGASIGGGLTITLPADYRLAASNARFGFVFVRRGIYPEGASAWFLPKLVGLGKAMDWMISGRVFGVDEALAAGLVHSVHEPEELLGAAYELAADLASGTAPVSVAVTRQLLYRMSNLDSPFPVHEVDSRLIASIAKNPDAVEGVLSFLQKRPPRFQLRASTDQPDFLPWKET
- a CDS encoding acetoacetate decarboxylase family protein gives rise to the protein MTTSPTPVYPPSPWNLHAQGYLSAWALPSGELPELPAGITALTVKGTAFVFTAWIDYQPPGQLAYHELLAAVVVHNRHSGLSGRRPTVSITGIWVDSEVSLAGGRQLWAIPKGLASLDFTTGGHFTAVASTAEDWIATAAFAPRRGLPFAPPHRFAIAQGRNGLPLVTPVRSSGKPAPASASWHINPAGPLGFLAGRKPLFSAHLRDVALQFGD